A region from the Falco rusticolus isolate bFalRus1 chromosome 4, bFalRus1.pri, whole genome shotgun sequence genome encodes:
- the TNFRSF13B gene encoding tumor necrosis factor receptor superfamily member 13B — MDGTHVGRDAMNNCTDQQYWDTLVCQCIPCSLVCSRPTVRRCAALCESMDCNRKAGFYYDKLLNNCINCTMVCGQHPKQCAPSCEAGALGATPAPPATLVTASPPAAVLEPKSCMEQEPWLVVYLLLGLCLCALVCFLLLGWTHLRRKGEVVSCQASAGTCHRREDSSKDHLVEAGSVGDGSTGSRVPEPMETCSFCFPGHGSAVQETKPCHGTSYHIGERAAPSHTGICSMGSAGAIPSPDDGHFKIICSPSQEKTPMA; from the exons ATGGATGGGACGCACGTCGGGCGGGATGCCATGAACAACTGCACAGACCAGCAGTACTGGGACACCCTCGTTTGCCAGTGCATCCCCTGCAGCCTTGTATGCAGCCGGCCCACAGTGAGGAGGTGTGCTGCGCTGTGCG AGTCCATGGACTGCAACAGGAAAGCCGGCTTCTACTATGACAAGCTCCTGAACAACTGCATCAACTGCACCATGGTCTGCGGGCAGCACCCAAAGCAGTGTGCCCCGTCCTGTGAAG cGGGTGCCCTGGGGGCCACCCCTGCTCCGCCAGCCACCCTGGTCACGGCCTCGCCACCAGCGGCTGTGCTGGAGCCGAAGTCGTGCATGGAGCAGGAGCCGTGGCTGGTGGTGTACCTGCTGCTGGGCCTCTGCCTCTGTGCCCTCGTCTGCTTCCTGCTCCTGGGCTGGACCCACCTGCGCAGGAAGGGAGAGGTGGTCTCCTGCCAAGCCAGCGCGGGGACCTGCCACCGCAGGGAGGACTCCTCCAAAG ATCATCTGGTGGAAGCGGGCAGCGTTGGTGATGGATCCACTGGCAGCAGGGTCCCAGAGCCAATGGAAACCTGTAGTTTCTGCTTCCCTGGACATGGCTCCGCTGTACAAGAGACCAAACCATGCCACGGCACCTCCTATCACATAGGGGAAAGAGCTGCTCCCTCTCACACCGGGATATGCAGCATGGGAAGTGCTGGGGCCATTCCCAGCCCTGACGATGGTCACTTCAAAATCATATGTTCTCCTTCACAAGAAAAGACGCCCATGGCATGA